ACACTTCCGCCTATTACACTGAAAAGCCTGACAATCGATCGTTCAAACGGGATTGCACTTGGTGGTGATGTCACGATTAAAAATCAGCTTACCCTAACATCAGGTCAGCTGAATATCGGCAGCAACACATTATTTCTTGATGGAATGATTACAGCAACCAATGGAAGTTTGGCAGGGATCGAATCGACGCTCCAAATCAACGATTCACCTTTGAAAACGGCCACTAACCTGCCGCAGGCTGAATTGGGGAATCTTTACATTTACCGGTCCGATGGTGTAAATATGACCGGAAGTGTAACCATTCAGGATAATTTGTCCATCCTTTCAGGCAATCTTTCAATTGGCCAAAACAATACCCTAACGCTGAATGGGTTGCTGTCAGAAAGTGGAGGAGTACTTGTGTCAGGAAACGGGTCGAGCCTGACAATTGGCGGTGACGGGTCAATAATGAATGTATCTCTTACAGATTTGTTCAATCTCACATTACAACGCCCGAATGGAATGAGATTGATCAACCCGATAAAAATTTGGGGAACGTTCTTGCTCTCCAACTGCACCATTGATCTAAATGGGCAAAACATTAGCTATGGCGATAACGGAACCCTGTTTTACCGCGGCTTTTCCGAACAAATTACTACCGACGACGAATGGCCAGTCAATCAGGGACCAAGACATGTTACTGTCCAGAATTTCAGTGGTGTAAAATTGCATGATGACAGATCAGTTCCAGGCCTGCTCAGTATTCAGGTTGGCAGCTTTCAAATTCAGGAAAACACACTTACACTTGGAGAAAGTCTTTTAACCACAGTGACAGGAACATTAACAGGTGGGGAAAATTCTAATTTGGTTGTAGGAAACAGCTTGTTGTTAAACCCGTTATACCTCCCCTCGGTTATATTGAACAATCTGGTCATGGATCGGATCACCGGGGCAATTATGCAGGGAAGTATTGACCTGTATGGTACATTGTCTTTAATAAATGGCGAGTTTTATATGAATAATTACACACTAACATTAAGAAATCCAATTTCCGGAAATCTTAATAATATCAGATCGACCCCGGCCTCAAATCTGGTCATTTCGGGCAGTGTACCCGGGGTTGATATTGGGCCTGATGAAAATATCCGGGTTACCGAGCTAAATAGCCTTGTAATCAGGAACACACATTTAACCGGAGTAGCATTGAATGGGCATCTTCATTTGATGAGTAACTTAACGATTGAACAGGGAAGTAAATTCATGGTTGAACCTTCAGGCTGGTTAACAATCCATGGTGATTTATTGCTGTCAGATGATGAGTCTTTGGTACTGAAATCAAACGCTACGGCCACAGCTTCATTAATCCTTTATGGACAGCAGACTAAAAGCGGCTCAGCTCGAATTGAACGGTTCGTTAAAGGATATACAGGTCCGGTGGACGGATGGCATTTATTAGGTTCTCCTGTTCAAACCTTTTTAATTGGTGGCAGCAGGTTTGATCCCGAGGCCAGTGATGACCTTTATACCTATAGTGAAACTGATAATTTGTGGTTGAACTACAAAGTTCCTGGTAATTTCACTCATTTTGTTGCTGGTACCGGATACCTGTTAGCCAGCCATGTGGATGATACAAAATGGTTTTCTGGATTAATTAACAACCAGGATATCTCATTTAACAACCTGTCATTTTCAGAAGAGCGGGGATGGCATTTACTCGGAAATCCCTTTCCAAGCGCGCTGCGTTGGAATGACGGTCAGTGGCATCTTGTAGAAATTGATCATATAGCCAAAATTTGGGATGAAAGCATTAATAATTATATTGATCTCGATCCCGGAGAACACATACCGCCACACAATGGATTTTTTATCAGGGTGAATAATCCAATCAATAAAATAACAATCCCGGCCATTTCGCGGGAGCACAGTGATCTGAACTGGTACAAGAATGGGTTTTTTCCTGCATTGACCCTGATCACTCAAAGCCTGGAAAACACTTCAGCTGCCGTTTGCCGCGTAAGGTTTCATGAAGAGGCAACAACTGGTTTCGACAGCGGTTTCGATTCTTACTATCTGTCCGGATTTTCCGAGTCACCTGCTTTTTATGCTAAAATAACCCCTGAAAAACACCTTTCAACGTGCACCCTACCTTTTGAAGAGGAAACCATGTTGGAATTAAATTTTTCTAAAGGGTTATCTGGTTCTTATCAAATCAATGCAACCGGATTAAACACTTTCCCCGAAGGCACAAAGATTTTGCTAAGGGACGGTAAGCAAAACCTTTCAGTTGATCTTACACTCCAGGACAGCTATACATTCGTCTCGGCACCAGGCGATGACCCCAACAGGTTCAAACTGTTTTTTTCAGGTCATACCGGAATCGGCGAGATCAAGCAGGAATTGAAACCAATCATCCAGTATTCGGGAGGAAAAATAGTGATCATTTCACCCTCTCAGCCTGATGTTAAAGCAATGTTTCTTGAAATGTTTGATCTCACCGGGCGATGCTTGTTGAGAAGACAAATTGAAGCAAATGGTGAAATGCTGATTGATCAGAATATTGCAGGTGGAATTTATATCATCAGACTCTACATTGAAGGGGAAAATCAATATTACCCGGCTAAAATTCAAATTTTCTGATGCCATAAGAAGGTAATAGTTGAAATGTTCGGCATTTTTATACTTGTCGGGAAAAAGCATTAGTTTAGCACTACCTTTTTAAGTAGTGAATTGCTTATTTATTAACCCAAAGTTCAACGATTATGAAAAATTTTACACTGTTTTTTAAGATGTTTTTGTTCCTGATCTTGTTAAGTCCGGGAAAAGTATTTTCTGATGCCAGCCGAAATGGTCCAAGGGAATCTTTTATTGATTTTTCTGGAAAGGATATTCCTGTTGTCGACTTTTCGGCCTCACTCGGTTTAATTATTGCGGGGAATAACATTTCTTTCACTGATCTTTCCTCAGCAGGTGGAACCTCATGGGTATGGAATTTCCAGGGTGGAACGCCATCCATCTATCTTGGAAAAGTGCCCCCGCCAATCACCTACAATTCAGCAGGAAACTTTGATGTGTCATTGACTGTGGTCTGGCCTGACACTGTGATTACAGAAACAAAAACAGCGTTTATCAACGTGGTAAATCTTCCTGCAGATTGGAATTTTACCGCTACCGGTTCTTCCCACCTGATTTCAGTACCAATTAACGTTGTATTTCCCTCTCAATCATTGGCCTACGGCGATTTTATCGGTGTTTTTTACATCAACCAGGATGGCATTGAAAAATGTGGAGGCGCCGCGGTTTGGGATGGTATCAACGGTAAAGTGGTGGTCGCTTTTGGTGATGATGCTACCACCACGACCCTCAAAGAGGGATTTGCCGCTAATGAGATGCTGATATGGAAGTCGTTTCTCTCGGCAATTAGTGAGGAGAATTATGCAGCAGTTCTTTACAATGCTGCTTTACCAAATAAAAACGGGAAGTTTCAGGATAATGGGTTATCGGCGCTAACTACTATTGTAACGCCAGGATTTCCTCCGATGAGCATAACTGTATCAGCAAATCCGGAATCGGTTTGCGAAGGTGATGAAGTGCAGTTAAGTGTTGATATTAATGGCGGATCAGGTGATTTTACCTTTTCCTGGACATCAGTCCCTGCAGGGTTTACGTCAGACCAGCAGAACCCACTGGCCTATCCGGTTCAGGATGTTACCTATAATGTTGTTGTAAGCGATGGTTTTACCTCCGAATCAGCTGCTGTTGAAGTAACTGTGTCACCTGCACCTTTTGCCAATGCTGGTGCAAATACTATAATCTGCGAAAATGAAACAGTGATACTTATGGCAGAAGCTGGAAATCATTGTGGGATTCTCTGGCAATCCAACGGGTTGGGCTTTTTCGATGATCCTTATTCTTTGTCATCGACTTATTTTCCATCACCAATTGACATTCAAAACGGTGAAGTTGAACTTTGCTTAACGGCCCTCCCTTGCAGTCCATGCGCAGTGCCCGCAGTAGATTGCATTGCAATCGAAATCATACAGCAGGTTACCATCGATATTATCATTGATCAAGCCACCATTTGCTACGAAGATTCTTTTGATTTTACCGGATTGGTTGATGCTGCCAATTATGAAAATCTGCAATGGTTTACAACGGGAGGCGGGTTCTTTTCACCGGATAACAATGTGCTTGAACCGATTTACTATCCAAGCCCTGTCATTGATTATCCGCAGGGATGTATCCAAATCAGTGTGACAGCATTTTCTGTCAATCCCTGTGAACTGGCGCTAAGTGATAATTTCACACTCTGTTTCCAGGCGCCTCCATTGGTGAATGCGGGCGACAACGCTACCATTTGTGAAGATGAAACAGTTATAACGATGGCGTACGCCGAAAATCATTGTGGCATTTTGTGGCAAACCAGCGGGACAGGATTTTTTGATGATCCTGCTTCTGCAGGAGCTGTCTATTTCCCTTCTGCAATTGACATTTCGAATGGATCAGTGGATCTTTGCGTTACCGCACTTCCTTGTGCACCATGTGCAGAGCCCATCACTGATTGCATCACCCTGACCATCGGTAAAATTCATACGATCACCATACCATCAGGATGGAGTGGCGTTTCAAGTTTTATCGAACCGTTTG
The window above is part of the Bacteroidales bacterium genome. Proteins encoded here:
- a CDS encoding PKD domain-containing protein, translating into MKNFTLFFKMFLFLILLSPGKVFSDASRNGPRESFIDFSGKDIPVVDFSASLGLIIAGNNISFTDLSSAGGTSWVWNFQGGTPSIYLGKVPPPITYNSAGNFDVSLTVVWPDTVITETKTAFINVVNLPADWNFTATGSSHLISVPINVVFPSQSLAYGDFIGVFYINQDGIEKCGGAAVWDGINGKVVVAFGDDATTTTLKEGFAANEMLIWKSFLSAISEENYAAVLYNAALPNKNGKFQDNGLSALTTIVTPGFPPMSITVSANPESVCEGDEVQLSVDINGGSGDFTFSWTSVPAGFTSDQQNPLAYPVQDVTYNVVVSDGFTSESAAVEVTVSPAPFANAGANTIICENETVILMAEAGNHCGILWQSNGLGFFDDPYSLSSTYFPSPIDIQNGEVELCLTALPCSPCAVPAVDCIAIEIIQQVTIDIIIDQATICYEDSFDFTGLVDAANYENLQWFTTGGGFFSPDNNVLEPIYYPSPVIDYPQGCIQISVTAFSVNPCELALSDNFTLCFQAPPLVNAGDNATICEDETVITMAYAENHCGILWQTSGTGFFDDPASAGAVYFPSAIDISNGSVDLCVTALPCAPCAEPITDCITLTIGKIHTITIPSGWSGVSSFIEPFESDIEFIMSPAIQELIIMYNLQGETLFPEEEINTLINWDRLSGYVIKTSGEAQIALCGADPANKTIQLTEGWNLIPILSEDDLSVADIFLPILDKLIIVQEVAGVKLYYPEFGINTLDYLESGKTYFVKVSEACTISFP